One region of Limnospira fusiformis SAG 85.79 genomic DNA includes:
- a CDS encoding phage tail protein has protein sequence MALVPDQQSVLLDIVSIDFPETEPAQLSEFNGTFSQLEPASPAIQLIPGETSQIVIDLENLDTQPLHLTCSLSGNFPHHWGRSEFPEAVLSPGERRSVVLSFGVDRNFFETEELSMNTEGLQLNYSGRFNVYGSYVNNQSDTNEPLLEFIEFDLFVRPRSPYINLLPQIYREIDLVGRFLKIIETTLDPDLQIFSHLWAYLDPLTAPESMLPFLAHWVGWQNIPTLSLQQQRRLIRHALEIYRASGTRRGLRFYLHLVTGLPLDEDLPEASKHISILENFTQGAVMGSSYLGIDTILGGGKPFHFQVRLLCDPDTIDEKLVRTVIEAQTPAFCTYDLKIDSDNNI, from the coding sequence ATGGCCCTAGTTCCTGATCAACAATCTGTCCTATTAGATATTGTCTCGATCGACTTTCCCGAAACAGAACCCGCTCAGTTATCTGAATTTAATGGTACTTTCTCTCAACTGGAACCAGCAAGTCCCGCGATCCAACTCATTCCTGGAGAAACCAGCCAAATCGTCATTGACCTGGAAAACTTAGATACCCAGCCATTACATCTCACCTGTAGCTTGTCGGGGAATTTTCCCCACCACTGGGGTAGGAGTGAATTTCCCGAAGCCGTGCTGTCACCCGGAGAACGGCGGTCAGTAGTTCTCTCTTTTGGAGTCGATCGCAATTTTTTCGAGACAGAGGAGCTTTCTATGAATACCGAGGGACTGCAACTCAACTATTCTGGTCGCTTTAATGTTTATGGCAGTTATGTTAATAACCAGTCGGACACCAATGAGCCACTTTTGGAATTTATCGAGTTTGACCTATTTGTGCGACCGCGATCGCCATATATCAACCTACTACCGCAAATTTATCGGGAAATCGATTTGGTCGGTCGATTCCTGAAAATTATTGAAACCACTCTCGACCCAGATTTGCAAATATTCAGCCATCTCTGGGCCTACCTAGATCCCCTCACCGCCCCTGAAAGTATGTTGCCATTTTTAGCCCACTGGGTTGGTTGGCAGAACATCCCAACTCTGAGTCTCCAACAGCAACGCCGTTTAATTCGCCACGCTTTAGAGATTTATCGTGCTTCGGGAACTAGGCGGGGGCTGCGGTTTTACCTACACCTCGTAACTGGTTTACCTCTTGATGAAGATTTGCCGGAAGCGTCCAAACACATTTCAATTCTGGAAAACTTTACCCAGGGGGCGGTCATGGGCAGCTCCTATCTGGGTATAGATACCATTTTAGGCGGTGGCAAACCTTTTCACTTTCAAGTCCGACTGCTGTGCGATCCTGATACTATTGACGAAAAATTGGTTCGCACTGTTATTGAAGCACAGACACCAGCCTTCTGCACTTATGACCTAAAAATAGATTCGGACAATAATATATGA